In Malania oleifera isolate guangnan ecotype guangnan chromosome 8, ASM2987363v1, whole genome shotgun sequence, a single window of DNA contains:
- the LOC131162040 gene encoding protein SICKLE isoform X2 → MEESEKRRERLKAIRMEAAQVGVRNDVETSAMPGWLSNPLIETPATQPGQDISCATPRFDFYTDPMSAFSGNKRRSQISNQSPQDHFTSPGPGNFPTTPSHQLQTNFSPDHRMGYAQSPLNSYGAHRSPMRMVSPFPMQQGTSPGVWSGSVGTVSYCYPPNSSRSGNISSPGFGRGGSPGFSSGRGRGQWLCSGSSSGSGFGGSPSPNSGRGRGHWSGNSPSPNSGRGRGHWSGNNPSPNFGRGGRRAMGSHAHASAEDRPDLFYSKSMIEDPWKFLAPVIWRGDFLVKSSSTPDSLKSWLPKSISMKKARVSQTRNESSSQPSLAEYLAASFNEAVNDA, encoded by the exons ATGGAGGAGTCagagaagagaagggaaagaCTGAAAGCAATTCGTATGGAAGCTGCTCAGGTTGGAGTTCGTAATGATGTTGAAACTTCTGCAATGCCTGGTTGGCTTTCCAATCCATTAATTGAAACTCCAGCAACTCAACCAGGGCAGGATATTTCATGTGCCACTCCAAGGTTTGATTTTTATACGGATCCGATGTCTGCATTCTCGGGTAACAAGAGGAGAAGCCAGATTAGTAACCAGAGTCCGCAAGATCATTTTACATCTCCTG GACCGGGGAACTTTCCAACCACTCCGTCTCATCAACTCCAAACCAATTTTTCACCTGATCATAGAATGGGCTATGCACAGAGTCCCCTCAACAGCTATGGTGCCCATAGAAGCCCCATGAGAATGGTCAGTCCCTTCCCCATGCAGCAAGGAACCTCACCTGGAGTCTGGAGTGGGTCTGTTGGCACAGTTAGTTATTGCTATCCACCTAATTCATCGAGGTCTGGTAATATTTCCAGCCCTGGCTTTGGACGAGGAGGTAGCCCTGGTTTCAGTTCTGGGCGAGGCAGGGGTCAGTGGCTCTGCAGTGGTTCCAGCTCTGGTTCTGGATTTGGAGGCAGCCCTAGTCCTAATTCAGGGAGAGGCAGGGGTCACTGGTCTGGGAACAGCCCTAGTCCTAATTCAGGGAGAGGCAGGGGTCACTGGTCTGGGAACAACCCTAGCCCGAATTTTGGACGGGGTGGCAGGAGAGCAATGGGGTCTCATGCACATGCCTCGGCAGAGGATAGGCCTGACCTGTTTTACAGCAAGTCCATGATAGAAGATCCATGGAAGTTTCTGGCGCCTGTTATTTGGAGGGGGGATTTTCTGGTAAAGAGTTCAAGTACTCCAGATTCTCTTAAATCCTGGCTCCCAAAGTCTATTAGCATGAAGAAAGCCAGGGTCTCTCAAACTCGTAACGAGTCTAGTTCTCAACCAAGCCTTGCAGAGTACTTGGCTGCCTCATTCAATGAAGCTGTTAATGATGCGTAA
- the LOC131162040 gene encoding protein SICKLE isoform X1 yields MEESEKRRERLKAIRMEAAQVGVRNDVETSAMPGWLSNPLIETPATQPGQDISCATPRFDFYTDPMSAFSGNKRRSQISNQSPQDHFTSPAGPGNFPTTPSHQLQTNFSPDHRMGYAQSPLNSYGAHRSPMRMVSPFPMQQGTSPGVWSGSVGTVSYCYPPNSSRSGNISSPGFGRGGSPGFSSGRGRGQWLCSGSSSGSGFGGSPSPNSGRGRGHWSGNSPSPNSGRGRGHWSGNNPSPNFGRGGRRAMGSHAHASAEDRPDLFYSKSMIEDPWKFLAPVIWRGDFLVKSSSTPDSLKSWLPKSISMKKARVSQTRNESSSQPSLAEYLAASFNEAVNDA; encoded by the exons ATGGAGGAGTCagagaagagaagggaaagaCTGAAAGCAATTCGTATGGAAGCTGCTCAGGTTGGAGTTCGTAATGATGTTGAAACTTCTGCAATGCCTGGTTGGCTTTCCAATCCATTAATTGAAACTCCAGCAACTCAACCAGGGCAGGATATTTCATGTGCCACTCCAAGGTTTGATTTTTATACGGATCCGATGTCTGCATTCTCGGGTAACAAGAGGAGAAGCCAGATTAGTAACCAGAGTCCGCAAGATCATTTTACATCTCCTG CAGGACCGGGGAACTTTCCAACCACTCCGTCTCATCAACTCCAAACCAATTTTTCACCTGATCATAGAATGGGCTATGCACAGAGTCCCCTCAACAGCTATGGTGCCCATAGAAGCCCCATGAGAATGGTCAGTCCCTTCCCCATGCAGCAAGGAACCTCACCTGGAGTCTGGAGTGGGTCTGTTGGCACAGTTAGTTATTGCTATCCACCTAATTCATCGAGGTCTGGTAATATTTCCAGCCCTGGCTTTGGACGAGGAGGTAGCCCTGGTTTCAGTTCTGGGCGAGGCAGGGGTCAGTGGCTCTGCAGTGGTTCCAGCTCTGGTTCTGGATTTGGAGGCAGCCCTAGTCCTAATTCAGGGAGAGGCAGGGGTCACTGGTCTGGGAACAGCCCTAGTCCTAATTCAGGGAGAGGCAGGGGTCACTGGTCTGGGAACAACCCTAGCCCGAATTTTGGACGGGGTGGCAGGAGAGCAATGGGGTCTCATGCACATGCCTCGGCAGAGGATAGGCCTGACCTGTTTTACAGCAAGTCCATGATAGAAGATCCATGGAAGTTTCTGGCGCCTGTTATTTGGAGGGGGGATTTTCTGGTAAAGAGTTCAAGTACTCCAGATTCTCTTAAATCCTGGCTCCCAAAGTCTATTAGCATGAAGAAAGCCAGGGTCTCTCAAACTCGTAACGAGTCTAGTTCTCAACCAAGCCTTGCAGAGTACTTGGCTGCCTCATTCAATGAAGCTGTTAATGATGCGTAA